A DNA window from Corvus moneduloides isolate bCorMon1 chromosome 22, bCorMon1.pri, whole genome shotgun sequence contains the following coding sequences:
- the CPLANE2 gene encoding ciliogenesis and planar polarity effector 2 isoform X4: MGGCWASGGCLGTPCRGGVRRGPHSCGVQWPHGGRGGSSRPPGLGAMAEQDRELEPGWLLSPAGRPYLDSILHKNQRRAFGIEATTLFWPAKPRASGRPVLFQLHLWDCGDGALRKFEHLLPACKEEADAALFLFSFTDRASFEELPALMGRVLGPGDRGLVRVVVGTKFDLAPHAAVTEGDVRAFEGTWGLRVLRAGGAPGAGRARAGLARVAPVLDALVEGLWRRDQVTAGITPGDKGDPPI, from the exons ATGGGAGGATGCTGGGCCTCAGGGGGATGTTTAGGGACCCCATGCAGGGGTGGGGTCAGAAGGGGACCCCACAGCTGCGGGGTGCAGTGGCCCcatgggggaagggggggctCTTCCCGTCCCCCAGGTCTGGGGGCCATGGCAGAGCAGGACCGGGAGCTGGAGCCGGGCTGGCTCCTGTCCCCCGCCGGCCGCCCCTACCTGGACTCCATCCTCCACAAGAACCAGCGGAGAGCGTTCG GGATCGAGGCCACCACGCTGTTCTGGCCGGCCAAGCCCCGCGCCAGCGGCCGCCCCGTCCTGTTCCAGCTGCACCTCTGGGACTGCGGCGACGGAGCGCTCAGGAAATTCGAGCATCTGCTGCCC GCCTGCAAGGAGGAGGCGGATGCCGCCCTGTTCCTGTTCTCCTTCACGGACCGCGCGTCCTTCGAGGAGCTGCCGGCGCTCATGGGCCGCGTGCTGGGCCCCGGGGACCGCGGCCTCGTCAGGGTGGTCGTGGGCACCAA aTTCGACCTGGCCCCACACGCGGCCGTGACGGAGGGGGACGTGAGGGCCTTCGAGGGGACGTGGGGGCTGCGGGTGCTgcgggcggggggagccccgggggCCGGCAGGGCCCGGGCGGGGCTGGCCCGGGTCGCCCCTGTCCTGGACGCGCTGGTCGAGGGGCTCTGGCGGCGCGACCAAGTGACCGCCGGCATCACCCCGGGGGACAAGGGGGACCCCCCGATCTGA
- the CPLANE2 gene encoding ciliogenesis and planar polarity effector 2 isoform X2, with protein MGGCWASGGCLGTPCRGGVRRGPHSCGVQWPHGGRGGSSRPPGLGAMAEQDRELEPGWLLSPAGRPYLDSILHKNQRRAFGLLERPALPPALAVPTVTYKLFLAGRSGVGKTALVAWLGGTPAPPAHHETLGIEATTLFWPAKPRASGRPVLFQLHLWDCGDGALRKFEHLLPACKEEADAALFLFSFTDRASFEELPALMGRVLGPGDRGLVRVVVGTKFDLAPHAAVTEGDVRAFEGTWGLRVLRAGGAPGAGRARAGLARVAPVLDALVEGLWRRDQVTAGITPGDKGDPPI; from the exons ATGGGAGGATGCTGGGCCTCAGGGGGATGTTTAGGGACCCCATGCAGGGGTGGGGTCAGAAGGGGACCCCACAGCTGCGGGGTGCAGTGGCCCcatgggggaagggggggctCTTCCCGTCCCCCAGGTCTGGGGGCCATGGCAGAGCAGGACCGGGAGCTGGAGCCGGGCTGGCTCCTGTCCCCCGCCGGCCGCCCCTACCTGGACTCCATCCTCCACAAGAACCAGCGGAGAGCGTTCG GTCTGCTGGAgcgcccggcgctgccgcccgcccTGGCCGTGCCCACGGTCACCTACAAACTCTTCCTGGCGGGACGGAGCGGCGTGGGCAAGACGGCGCTGGTGGCCTGGCTGGGGGGgacccccgcgc CCCCCGCCCACCACGAGACCCTGG GGATCGAGGCCACCACGCTGTTCTGGCCGGCCAAGCCCCGCGCCAGCGGCCGCCCCGTCCTGTTCCAGCTGCACCTCTGGGACTGCGGCGACGGAGCGCTCAGGAAATTCGAGCATCTGCTGCCC GCCTGCAAGGAGGAGGCGGATGCCGCCCTGTTCCTGTTCTCCTTCACGGACCGCGCGTCCTTCGAGGAGCTGCCGGCGCTCATGGGCCGCGTGCTGGGCCCCGGGGACCGCGGCCTCGTCAGGGTGGTCGTGGGCACCAA aTTCGACCTGGCCCCACACGCGGCCGTGACGGAGGGGGACGTGAGGGCCTTCGAGGGGACGTGGGGGCTGCGGGTGCTgcgggcggggggagccccgggggCCGGCAGGGCCCGGGCGGGGCTGGCCCGGGTCGCCCCTGTCCTGGACGCGCTGGTCGAGGGGCTCTGGCGGCGCGACCAAGTGACCGCCGGCATCACCCCGGGGGACAAGGGGGACCCCCCGATCTGA
- the CPLANE2 gene encoding ciliogenesis and planar polarity effector 2 isoform X1 has translation MGGCWASGGCLGTPCRGGVRRGPHSCGVQWPHGGRGGSSRPPGLGAMAEQDRELEPGWLLSPAGRPYLDSILHKNQRRAFGLLERPALPPALAVPTVTYKLFLAGRSGVGKTALVAWLGGTPAPPAHHETLGIEATTLFWPAKPRASGRPVLFQLHLWDCGDGALRKFEHLLPACKEEADAALFLFSFTDRASFEELPALMGRVLGPGDRGLVRVVVGTKFDLAPHAAVTEGDVRAFEGTWGLRVLRAGGAPGAGRARAGLARVAPVLDALVEGLWRRDQVTAGITPGDKGDPPI, from the exons ATGGGAGGATGCTGGGCCTCAGGGGGATGTTTAGGGACCCCATGCAGGGGTGGGGTCAGAAGGGGACCCCACAGCTGCGGGGTGCAGTGGCCCcatgggggaagggggggctCTTCCCGTCCCCCAGGTCTGGGGGCCATGGCAGAGCAGGACCGGGAGCTGGAGCCGGGCTGGCTCCTGTCCCCCGCCGGCCGCCCCTACCTGGACTCCATCCTCCACAAGAACCAGCGGAGAGCGTTCG GTCTGCTGGAgcgcccggcgctgccgcccgcccTGGCCGTGCCCACGGTCACCTACAAACTCTTCCTGGCGGGACGGAGCGGCGTGGGCAAGACGGCGCTGGTGGCCTGGCTGGGGGGgacccccgcgccccccgcccaCCACGAGACCCTGG GGATCGAGGCCACCACGCTGTTCTGGCCGGCCAAGCCCCGCGCCAGCGGCCGCCCCGTCCTGTTCCAGCTGCACCTCTGGGACTGCGGCGACGGAGCGCTCAGGAAATTCGAGCATCTGCTGCCC GCCTGCAAGGAGGAGGCGGATGCCGCCCTGTTCCTGTTCTCCTTCACGGACCGCGCGTCCTTCGAGGAGCTGCCGGCGCTCATGGGCCGCGTGCTGGGCCCCGGGGACCGCGGCCTCGTCAGGGTGGTCGTGGGCACCAA aTTCGACCTGGCCCCACACGCGGCCGTGACGGAGGGGGACGTGAGGGCCTTCGAGGGGACGTGGGGGCTGCGGGTGCTgcgggcggggggagccccgggggCCGGCAGGGCCCGGGCGGGGCTGGCCCGGGTCGCCCCTGTCCTGGACGCGCTGGTCGAGGGGCTCTGGCGGCGCGACCAAGTGACCGCCGGCATCACCCCGGGGGACAAGGGGGACCCCCCGATCTGA
- the CPLANE2 gene encoding ciliogenesis and planar polarity effector 2 isoform X3, with amino-acid sequence MAEQDRELEPGWLLSPAGRPYLDSILHKNQRRAFGLLERPALPPALAVPTVTYKLFLAGRSGVGKTALVAWLGGTPAPPAHHETLGIEATTLFWPAKPRASGRPVLFQLHLWDCGDGALRKFEHLLPACKEEADAALFLFSFTDRASFEELPALMGRVLGPGDRGLVRVVVGTKFDLAPHAAVTEGDVRAFEGTWGLRVLRAGGAPGAGRARAGLARVAPVLDALVEGLWRRDQVTAGITPGDKGDPPI; translated from the exons ATGGCAGAGCAGGACCGGGAGCTGGAGCCGGGCTGGCTCCTGTCCCCCGCCGGCCGCCCCTACCTGGACTCCATCCTCCACAAGAACCAGCGGAGAGCGTTCG GTCTGCTGGAgcgcccggcgctgccgcccgcccTGGCCGTGCCCACGGTCACCTACAAACTCTTCCTGGCGGGACGGAGCGGCGTGGGCAAGACGGCGCTGGTGGCCTGGCTGGGGGGgacccccgcgccccccgcccaCCACGAGACCCTGG GGATCGAGGCCACCACGCTGTTCTGGCCGGCCAAGCCCCGCGCCAGCGGCCGCCCCGTCCTGTTCCAGCTGCACCTCTGGGACTGCGGCGACGGAGCGCTCAGGAAATTCGAGCATCTGCTGCCC GCCTGCAAGGAGGAGGCGGATGCCGCCCTGTTCCTGTTCTCCTTCACGGACCGCGCGTCCTTCGAGGAGCTGCCGGCGCTCATGGGCCGCGTGCTGGGCCCCGGGGACCGCGGCCTCGTCAGGGTGGTCGTGGGCACCAA aTTCGACCTGGCCCCACACGCGGCCGTGACGGAGGGGGACGTGAGGGCCTTCGAGGGGACGTGGGGGCTGCGGGTGCTgcgggcggggggagccccgggggCCGGCAGGGCCCGGGCGGGGCTGGCCCGGGTCGCCCCTGTCCTGGACGCGCTGGTCGAGGGGCTCTGGCGGCGCGACCAAGTGACCGCCGGCATCACCCCGGGGGACAAGGGGGACCCCCCGATCTGA